In Acanthochromis polyacanthus isolate Apoly-LR-REF ecotype Palm Island chromosome 18, KAUST_Apoly_ChrSc, whole genome shotgun sequence, the following proteins share a genomic window:
- the cplx4a gene encoding complexin-4a, translated as MAFLIKSMIGNPLSGMGLGGGGDKEEEATPSDPAKAAGMTREEYEEYQKQLVEEKMERDADFLHKKAERATLRVCLREKYRLPKSEQDENMIEMAGDDVDVPEELLKMVDEDATEEEGKDSLMGQIQNLQNMDMDQLKEKASATVTELKSKAEEKCSVM; from the exons ATGGCTTTTTTGATCAAGAGCATGATTGGGAACCCCCTGTCAGGAATGGGTCTTGGTGGTGGAGGTGACAAAGAAGAGGAGGCCACCCCTTCAGATCCAGCCAAAGCAGCAGGGATGACACGAGAGGAGTATGAAGAGTACCAAAAACAGTTGGTGGAGGAGAA gATGGAGAGAGATGCAGATTTCTTACACAAGAAGGCAGAAAGGGCAACACTCAGGGTTTGCCTCAGAGAAAAATACAGGCTGCCGAAG AGCGAGCAGGATGAGAACATGATTGAGATGGCCGGCGACGACGTGGACGTCCCCGAGGAGCTGCTCAAGATGGTGGACGAGGACGCCACGGAGGAGGAGGGCAAAGATTCCCTCATGGGCCAGATTCAAAACTTGCAGAACATGGACATGGACCAGCTGAAGGAGAAGGCCTCGGCCACGGTTACCGAGCTGAAGAGCAAAGCAGAGGAGAAGTGCTCTGTCATGTAA